In Modestobacter versicolor, a single genomic region encodes these proteins:
- the secG gene encoding preprotein translocase subunit SecG: MIELVLNVLLVLTSVLLIVLILLHRGKGGGLSSMFGGAVSSQLSGSSVVEKNLNRLTVFAGLIWTVCIVALGILIKV; the protein is encoded by the coding sequence ATGATCGAGCTGGTCCTCAACGTGCTGCTGGTGCTCACCAGCGTGCTGCTGATCGTCCTGATCCTGCTGCACCGCGGCAAGGGCGGCGGCCTCTCCTCGATGTTCGGCGGCGCGGTGTCCTCGCAGCTGTCCGGCAGCTCCGTCGTCGAGAAGAACCTCAACCGGCTGACCGTCTTCGCCGGGCTGATCTGGACCGTCTGCATCGTCGCGCTGGGCATCCTGATCAAGGTCTGA